A window of Sutcliffiella cohnii contains these coding sequences:
- a CDS encoding S8 family serine peptidase translates to MKKGSFKKFFSSLLIITVILSTFLSPAAAFATDSPTKKTTVDEQTLQMKKIIAQQESLLEQTPTLDQSLQNLKGDEEVSVIVQLSEPPVALVKGKSEVEGKSFSASQAKAVEKKVVSQQVAFEKSLSTKKVKYSKGFTYNKVFNGMSLTVKASELEALLSVEGVVSVELDEERYALETPSKDGKVDALMTDSTPHLGVPELWDLGYEGEGVKVAVLDTGIDYYHPDFADVYRGGYNFIPHSGNDYARDRADDDGYETSPLDRPDHRPEFNANGSSFYTSHGTHVAGTIVHLAPKIDLYSYRVLGAYGSGATAGIIAAIEKSVEEDMDIINLSLGGSSNSETAPDAIAINNATLAGVTAVIATGNSGPGRGTIGNPASSAFAISVGNSTVPEMHLSSSVTVEAGEYSKTDTLPMFGWTYQEDPRDTLTGTYDLVAIPGVGNPSDFEGIDVEGKVALISRGEIAFVDKIAAAKDAGAVATIIHNNVAGAGPANIYLSTDYGFIPTFDMATADGQALREALGSELGQVTFGDYAETMTEGDDVNSSSSRGPTNPNFDIKPDVVAPGTNIMAAIPAYEKDYPGADYEYAYGRKTGTSMATPHVAGVAALLKQVNPEWTPFDMKVAISNTAKQLNVSQYDVFAQGPGRIQPVAAAFPEALAYAYDETEFEGEVHENVKGTVTFGKVEPNAQSAQTVTKQVVVKNMGESTSDFNVTVQTTKSGTGDMSAANVEVDVTSFTLSDEQVLNVTLNVPAGAGALGNELLGYIHIQSATSKLLLPFAVEFSGEVPNGLGYYFLESDVISPNGDGVLDTTRLAFQLLNNHGTNYIELWDAQNPEGGYYGDGYVGYFHAGESLGAGSYTLTINGVYRDWADGAQKMAEDGVYTVDFTGANPVAGVTFDWAPLIIKTSNAEVEFGDLGEYQSGEEFEVLGTVVDSFVDYKSTVENVLGLDYDVNDQLTVEYVLLDADGEELDNASVELDQEGNFVLSLPSLPVGENELTLSVEDVAGNSSEHVLDLTVEAPNSPHYDDAVWYESVNNFFNAVYFAGLALLDGDSRAESLLETVSVELLNEANTQLAEGDFTTAEYSYQLLVETEGVPQAVKEEAASKIAVKSEEFAIALWYESLGNYYNAVHFAGQAIEAGDARVEALMANVAEALLAEANELLANGNFTEAEFAYQLLVETTGVPQDVKEEAESKLAVKSAYLGDALWYEEVGNLYNAVHFTGLAYSEGDARADGVMARVAPALLAKADDDLANNKYLEAYNAYFLLLATDGVPQHIKDAAEERVSN, encoded by the coding sequence TTGAAAAAAGGAAGTTTTAAGAAGTTTTTTAGTAGTTTACTAATCATCACAGTAATCTTATCAACGTTTTTAAGCCCAGCAGCAGCATTTGCTACAGACTCTCCTACAAAGAAAACAACTGTTGATGAGCAAACATTACAAATGAAAAAAATTATTGCTCAACAAGAATCACTTCTAGAACAGACTCCAACTTTAGATCAATCTCTACAAAATTTAAAAGGTGATGAGGAAGTTTCAGTAATTGTGCAACTATCTGAACCACCAGTAGCATTAGTAAAAGGAAAAAGTGAAGTAGAAGGGAAAAGTTTTTCTGCTTCCCAAGCAAAAGCGGTTGAGAAAAAAGTAGTTTCTCAGCAAGTAGCTTTTGAAAAGTCTTTAAGCACGAAGAAAGTTAAATATTCTAAAGGCTTTACATACAACAAAGTATTCAATGGTATGTCTTTGACAGTTAAAGCCAGTGAATTAGAAGCACTTTTAAGTGTTGAAGGTGTTGTAAGTGTTGAGCTTGATGAAGAAAGATATGCACTTGAAACACCAAGCAAAGACGGTAAAGTAGACGCACTTATGACTGATAGTACTCCACATCTTGGAGTTCCTGAGCTTTGGGATTTAGGCTATGAAGGTGAAGGGGTAAAGGTTGCAGTACTCGATACTGGTATCGATTATTACCACCCTGATTTTGCTGATGTATACAGAGGTGGATATAACTTCATACCCCATTCTGGTAATGATTATGCTCGTGACCGGGCTGACGATGATGGATATGAGACGTCTCCATTAGATCGTCCAGATCATAGACCGGAATTTAATGCAAATGGTAGTTCATTCTATACTTCTCATGGTACACACGTAGCAGGTACAATTGTACATTTAGCTCCGAAGATTGATTTATACTCTTACCGTGTATTAGGAGCATATGGTAGTGGTGCAACTGCTGGAATCATTGCAGCAATTGAAAAGTCAGTTGAAGAAGATATGGATATCATTAACCTTTCTTTAGGTGGTAGCAGTAACAGTGAAACGGCACCTGATGCAATTGCGATTAACAATGCGACGTTAGCTGGTGTTACTGCCGTTATCGCAACAGGTAATAGTGGACCTGGCCGTGGAACAATTGGAAATCCGGCTTCCTCTGCGTTTGCTATTTCTGTAGGTAACTCTACTGTTCCTGAAATGCATTTAAGTAGCTCCGTAACTGTAGAAGCTGGTGAATACAGTAAAACAGATACATTACCAATGTTCGGTTGGACGTATCAAGAGGATCCGAGAGATACGTTAACAGGTACTTATGACTTAGTAGCTATTCCTGGGGTTGGTAACCCGTCTGACTTTGAAGGCATTGATGTAGAAGGAAAAGTAGCACTAATTTCCCGTGGTGAAATTGCATTTGTTGATAAAATTGCAGCAGCAAAAGATGCTGGAGCAGTTGCAACAATTATCCACAATAACGTAGCAGGAGCTGGTCCTGCCAATATTTATTTAAGCACTGATTATGGATTCATCCCAACATTTGATATGGCGACTGCGGATGGACAAGCGTTAAGAGAAGCTCTTGGTTCAGAGTTAGGCCAAGTAACTTTCGGTGATTATGCTGAGACAATGACAGAAGGTGACGATGTCAATAGTTCAAGTTCTCGTGGTCCAACGAACCCAAATTTTGATATTAAACCAGATGTTGTAGCACCTGGAACTAATATTATGGCAGCTATTCCTGCTTATGAAAAAGATTACCCTGGTGCAGATTATGAGTATGCATATGGGCGTAAAACTGGTACAAGTATGGCTACACCTCATGTTGCCGGTGTTGCTGCGCTATTGAAACAAGTAAATCCGGAGTGGACTCCATTTGATATGAAAGTAGCAATATCTAATACTGCTAAACAATTAAATGTTAGCCAGTACGATGTATTTGCTCAAGGACCTGGACGTATCCAACCTGTAGCGGCTGCTTTCCCAGAAGCGTTAGCGTATGCTTATGATGAAACGGAATTTGAAGGTGAAGTTCATGAAAACGTTAAGGGTACTGTTACGTTCGGTAAAGTAGAGCCGAATGCTCAAAGTGCTCAAACTGTTACGAAGCAAGTTGTAGTGAAAAACATGGGTGAATCAACAAGTGACTTTAATGTTACTGTTCAAACAACGAAAAGTGGGACAGGTGACATGAGTGCTGCTAATGTTGAGGTAGATGTAACATCATTTACACTTTCTGATGAGCAAGTGTTAAACGTTACATTAAATGTTCCAGCTGGAGCAGGTGCTTTAGGAAACGAATTACTAGGTTACATTCATATCCAAAGCGCTACTTCTAAACTACTATTACCATTTGCTGTAGAGTTTTCTGGAGAGGTTCCGAACGGATTAGGTTATTACTTCCTAGAAAGTGATGTTATTTCACCAAATGGAGATGGTGTGTTAGATACTACTAGATTAGCATTCCAATTATTAAATAACCATGGTACGAACTATATTGAACTATGGGATGCACAAAATCCTGAAGGTGGATACTATGGAGATGGATATGTTGGATATTTCCATGCTGGTGAAAGCTTAGGAGCAGGATCTTATACACTTACTATTAATGGTGTGTATAGAGATTGGGCTGATGGAGCACAAAAAATGGCGGAAGATGGAGTGTACACTGTTGATTTTACTGGTGCAAACCCAGTAGCTGGTGTCACATTTGATTGGGCTCCGTTAATCATTAAAACGTCTAATGCGGAAGTAGAATTTGGCGATCTTGGTGAATACCAATCAGGGGAAGAGTTCGAAGTATTAGGTACTGTAGTAGATAGTTTTGTTGATTACAAATCAACTGTTGAAAATGTACTAGGATTAGATTATGACGTTAATGACCAATTAACGGTTGAATATGTGTTATTAGATGCTGATGGAGAAGAACTAGATAACGCTTCTGTTGAGTTAGACCAAGAAGGTAACTTCGTTTTATCTTTACCAAGTTTACCTGTTGGGGAAAACGAATTAACGTTATCAGTGGAAGATGTTGCGGGTAACTCTTCTGAGCATGTTCTCGATTTAACTGTTGAAGCTCCAAATAGTCCACACTATGACGACGCTGTTTGGTATGAGTCAGTAAATAACTTCTTTAATGCTGTATACTTTGCAGGATTAGCATTATTAGATGGAGATTCTCGTGCAGAATCATTATTAGAAACTGTATCTGTAGAACTTCTAAATGAAGCTAATACTCAACTAGCAGAAGGTGACTTTACTACTGCTGAATATTCTTATCAGCTATTAGTAGAAACTGAAGGTGTTCCTCAAGCTGTTAAAGAGGAAGCAGCAAGCAAAATTGCTGTGAAATCTGAAGAGTTTGCAATTGCACTTTGGTATGAGTCGCTAGGAAACTATTATAATGCTGTACACTTTGCAGGACAAGCAATTGAAGCAGGGGATGCTCGTGTAGAAGCGCTAATGGCGAACGTAGCTGAAGCTTTATTAGCGGAAGCAAATGAATTATTAGCTAACGGCAACTTTACTGAAGCTGAATTTGCTTATCAATTACTAGTAGAAACTACAGGTGTACCTCAAGACGTGAAAGAGGAAGCGGAAAGCAAACTCGCTGTGAAATCTGCATATCTTGGTGATGCATTATGGTATGAAGAAGTAGGAAACTTATACAACGCAGTACACTTTACAGGTCTTGCTTATAGTGAAGGAGATGCTCGTGCAGACGGTGTAATGGCAAGAGTTGCTCCAGCACTTTTAGCTAAAGCTGATGACGATCTTGCTAACAATAAATATTTAGAAGCTTATAATGCATATTTCTTACTATTAGCAACTGATGGTGTACCGCAACATATTAAGGATGCAGCAGAAGAAAGAGTATCAAATTAA
- the wecB gene encoding non-hydrolyzing UDP-N-acetylglucosamine 2-epimerase encodes MTNKKIKVMTVFGTRPEAIKMAPLIKELNKNEQHIQSIVAVTGQHRHMLDQVLQIFNITPDYDLNIMKSRQTLVDVTTSALHGLDKIIKQVKPNLILVHGDTTTTFVASIAAFYNQVAVGHVEAGLRTWNKMSPFPEEMNRQLTGVIADLHFAPTEQAALNLIYENKNEKNIFITGNTAIDALKTTVNEAYTHEVLEKVGNDRLILLTAHRRENIGEPMRNMFRAIKRIVNEHKDVQVVYPVHLNPVVREIANDLLKGDDRIHLIEPLDVLDFHNIAAKTTLILTDSGGVQEEAPSLGVPVLVLRDTTERPEGIEAGTLKLAGVEEENIYQLTKQLLTDPHEYNKMAWSSNPYGDGFASERIVDAILEYFTIKKGQPLVVSTN; translated from the coding sequence ATGACAAACAAAAAAATAAAAGTAATGACAGTTTTTGGGACAAGGCCGGAAGCGATAAAAATGGCACCACTAATTAAAGAATTAAATAAAAACGAACAACACATTCAATCAATTGTTGCTGTCACAGGCCAACATCGTCATATGCTCGATCAAGTACTACAAATTTTTAACATTACACCAGATTATGATCTTAACATTATGAAAAGTAGACAAACGCTAGTAGATGTTACTACGAGTGCTTTACACGGGCTAGATAAAATAATTAAGCAGGTGAAGCCTAATTTAATATTAGTACATGGGGATACGACAACAACATTTGTTGCAAGTATTGCAGCATTTTATAATCAAGTAGCCGTTGGTCATGTTGAAGCGGGGCTTCGTACTTGGAACAAAATGTCCCCCTTTCCTGAAGAGATGAACAGGCAATTAACAGGTGTGATTGCTGATCTTCACTTTGCACCTACTGAGCAAGCAGCTTTAAATTTAATTTATGAAAATAAAAATGAGAAGAATATCTTTATAACCGGTAATACGGCGATTGATGCGTTAAAAACAACTGTGAATGAAGCGTATACACACGAAGTATTGGAGAAAGTAGGAAACGATCGTTTAATTCTTTTAACAGCACATCGCAGAGAAAATATAGGAGAGCCTATGCGTAATATGTTTAGAGCAATAAAGAGAATTGTTAATGAGCATAAGGATGTGCAAGTTGTATACCCAGTTCATTTAAATCCGGTAGTTAGAGAAATCGCTAATGATCTTTTAAAAGGAGATGATCGAATACATCTAATTGAGCCGCTTGACGTCCTAGATTTTCATAACATTGCAGCAAAAACAACACTAATTTTAACTGATTCAGGTGGTGTACAAGAAGAGGCTCCTTCACTCGGAGTGCCGGTTTTAGTTTTACGTGACACAACAGAGCGTCCTGAGGGAATAGAAGCAGGAACGTTAAAGCTTGCTGGTGTAGAGGAGGAAAATATCTATCAACTTACGAAACAACTATTAACGGACCCACATGAATATAATAAAATGGCATGGTCATCCAACCCTTATGGAGATGGATTTGCTTCAGAACGTATAGTAGACGCAATTCTTGAATACTTTACTATAAAAAAAGGACAACCTTTAGTAGTTTCGACAAATTAG
- a CDS encoding Gfo/Idh/MocA family protein produces MSKLKIGVVGASWFADLWYLPVLQMHPDVTLSAICSRTGESAKRLAEKYNIENVYIDYKEMFEKENLDGVCIVTPNDSHKDITLAAIEKGLHVICEKPLALNAVEAEEMEKAARASSVVHAINFTYREHPGIQKLLELIKDGLIGNIHEAFFEYTGDYGLNGPPGWRGTISTGGIGGVLQDLGSHLIDVAQYILQDEIITVHGSLSFMEDDRLVNVSKKQSKDQAADSVSFTAHFSNLVRASFYTSWVAPQGNKHQTIDIKLYGSKGSIHLLTCELGTSLRYAMKGEEWREISLEGATPLKWDEKPSEEKFRPWRITNRNEVWKWVDHILGRKDRELATFTSGLSVQRVIDEVIVSAEKKINE; encoded by the coding sequence TTGAGTAAACTAAAAATTGGTGTTGTAGGTGCAAGCTGGTTTGCTGATTTATGGTATTTGCCAGTACTTCAAATGCATCCTGACGTTACGTTATCAGCGATTTGTAGTAGAACCGGAGAAAGTGCCAAACGGTTGGCAGAGAAATACAATATAGAAAATGTGTATATCGATTATAAGGAGATGTTTGAAAAGGAGAACTTAGATGGTGTGTGTATTGTCACTCCTAACGATTCTCATAAAGATATTACATTGGCCGCTATAGAAAAGGGACTTCATGTCATTTGTGAAAAGCCGTTGGCACTTAATGCTGTAGAAGCGGAAGAGATGGAGAAAGCGGCTCGTGCTAGCTCGGTTGTCCATGCGATTAATTTCACATATCGAGAGCATCCAGGTATTCAAAAATTGTTGGAGCTTATAAAGGACGGTTTAATAGGCAATATTCACGAAGCTTTTTTTGAATATACAGGTGATTATGGATTAAATGGCCCTCCTGGATGGCGTGGTACTATCTCGACAGGTGGCATAGGAGGTGTCCTGCAAGATTTAGGTTCTCATTTAATTGATGTGGCTCAATATATACTGCAGGATGAAATTATAACTGTACACGGATCGTTATCATTTATGGAAGATGATAGGTTAGTAAATGTAAGTAAAAAGCAATCAAAGGACCAAGCGGCAGACTCTGTATCTTTTACGGCTCACTTTTCCAATCTTGTAAGAGCATCCTTTTATACAAGTTGGGTAGCACCACAAGGAAATAAGCATCAGACTATTGACATTAAGTTATATGGAAGTAAAGGAAGTATCCACTTATTAACGTGTGAGCTCGGTACATCATTACGGTACGCTATGAAGGGTGAAGAGTGGAGAGAGATTAGTCTAGAAGGAGCGACGCCACTTAAATGGGACGAAAAGCCGAGTGAGGAAAAATTCCGTCCTTGGCGAATTACTAACCGTAACGAAGTGTGGAAATGGGTAGACCATATATTAGGTAGAAAAGATAGAGAGCTTGCAACTTTCACTAGTGGTTTAAGTGTACAGCGTGTGATTGATGAGGTAATAGTTTCAGCTGAAAAAAAGATTAATGAATAA
- a CDS encoding Gfo/Idh/MocA family protein has product MSETKIGLIGLGGMANHHLRLLSELQGVVISALCDVNEEALHTIGDKYDVKVENRFTDYESLIGNGEVDAVISIVPNKYHAGIIKLCIQYGKPIMTEKPFTVTFEEAAELKKLFEKNPIPCMVGFSYRYIPSFRYVKQLLEEEKLGKLRHISVNYLQQWGSPLFNVPFNWRFSKEMSGTGALGDLGSHMIDSARYFVGEFKAVAGMMTTFVEERKTEGGMQQVDVDDFTSFQATFPNGVMGTFVTSRNAIGAGNQLEVAIYGDKGTVKVCCEQPDDVQVCIKSEGNLDAPFETVKVPEAFYLNQLQDFIEYVEGKSLKYIPNFEDGYENQKVMEGVIQSAKTGKLVVIEEV; this is encoded by the coding sequence ATGAGTGAAACGAAAATAGGGTTAATCGGTTTAGGTGGAATGGCGAATCATCATCTTCGTTTACTTTCAGAGCTACAAGGAGTTGTTATTTCTGCACTTTGTGATGTTAATGAGGAAGCACTACATACAATTGGGGACAAGTACGACGTGAAGGTGGAAAATAGATTTACAGACTATGAATCTCTTATTGGGAATGGAGAAGTTGATGCTGTCATATCGATTGTTCCAAATAAATATCATGCTGGGATTATTAAACTTTGTATTCAATACGGAAAGCCAATAATGACGGAAAAGCCTTTTACAGTAACGTTTGAAGAAGCAGCTGAATTAAAAAAATTGTTTGAAAAGAACCCTATTCCTTGTATGGTTGGATTTTCGTATCGCTATATTCCGTCATTCCGTTATGTGAAGCAACTATTAGAAGAGGAGAAGTTAGGAAAACTACGACACATTTCTGTGAACTATTTACAACAATGGGGGTCACCGCTATTTAATGTACCGTTTAATTGGCGCTTTAGTAAAGAAATGTCAGGGACAGGTGCTTTAGGTGATTTAGGTTCTCATATGATTGATAGTGCAAGATACTTTGTTGGTGAATTTAAGGCAGTTGCTGGGATGATGACGACATTTGTAGAGGAACGAAAAACAGAAGGCGGAATGCAACAAGTGGATGTTGATGATTTTACTAGTTTTCAAGCAACTTTCCCTAACGGTGTGATGGGGACGTTTGTCACGTCAAGAAATGCGATAGGAGCTGGTAACCAATTGGAAGTGGCTATTTATGGGGATAAAGGAACGGTGAAAGTTTGTTGTGAACAACCCGATGATGTGCAAGTGTGTATTAAATCGGAGGGTAATTTAGATGCACCGTTTGAAACGGTGAAAGTTCCTGAAGCATTTTATTTAAATCAATTACAAGATTTTATCGAATATGTTGAAGGGAAATCGTTGAAATATATACCTAACTTTGAAGATGGGTATGAGAACCAAAAGGTGATGGAAGGTGTTATTCAATCCGCGAAGACAGGTAAATTAGTTGTAATCGAGGAGGTGTAA
- a CDS encoding glycoside hydrolase family 13 protein codes for MEKKWWKESVVYQIYPRSFMDSNGDGIGDLKGMTSKLDYLHELGVDVIWLSPVYESPNDDNGYDISDYQAIMDEFGTMKDWEDLLAGLHSRGMKLMMDLVVNHTSDEHKWFVESRKSKDNPYRDYYVWRPGKEDGLEPNNWTSFFSGSAWQKDEETDEYFLHLFSKKQPDLNWENRKVRQEIYDMMTWWLDKGIDGFRMDVINLISKVDGLPSTPSGKRYDWGGDYFMNGPRVHEYLQEMNREVLSKYDIITVGECPGASTEDAAQYANKEQTELNMIFTFEHMDIDSGPGGKWDVKPWELKDLKDVMTKWQKGLEGKGWNSLYLNNHDQPRMVSRFGNDKEYRVESAKMLGTFLHMMQGTPYIYQGEEIGMTNVRFEAIEEYNDLEIHNMYREKVTEGGEDHQKVMESIYVKGRDNARTPMQWDESPNGGFTTGTPWIKVNPNFEQINAKQALADSNSIFYYYQKLIKLRKEHDIIVYGTYDLVAEEHEAIYAYTRTLGDEKLLVVCNFYGDEAVFNGNYSFDNAELLISNYEENGNENINNMTLRAYETRVYLLK; via the coding sequence ATGGAAAAGAAATGGTGGAAAGAAAGTGTCGTTTATCAAATTTATCCTCGTAGCTTTATGGATAGTAACGGTGACGGAATAGGTGATTTAAAAGGAATGACGTCTAAGCTTGATTATTTACATGAGTTAGGAGTAGACGTTATTTGGTTATCACCTGTATATGAATCTCCTAATGATGATAACGGTTACGATATTAGTGACTATCAAGCGATAATGGATGAGTTCGGAACAATGAAAGATTGGGAAGACCTACTTGCTGGGTTGCATAGTCGTGGAATGAAGCTAATGATGGACTTAGTAGTAAACCATACTTCCGATGAACATAAATGGTTTGTAGAATCGCGTAAGTCAAAAGATAATCCATACCGTGATTATTATGTATGGCGTCCTGGTAAAGAAGATGGTTTAGAGCCGAATAACTGGACATCATTCTTTAGTGGCTCAGCATGGCAAAAAGATGAAGAGACAGACGAGTATTTCTTACATTTATTCAGTAAAAAACAGCCTGATTTAAACTGGGAAAATCGAAAAGTAAGACAAGAGATTTATGACATGATGACTTGGTGGTTAGATAAAGGAATCGACGGCTTCCGGATGGATGTTATTAATCTTATTTCGAAAGTAGATGGCTTACCTAGCACACCATCAGGTAAACGCTATGACTGGGGAGGAGATTATTTCATGAATGGTCCTCGCGTTCATGAATATTTACAAGAAATGAACAGAGAAGTTCTTTCTAAATATGACATTATTACAGTTGGTGAGTGTCCAGGAGCTTCTACAGAGGATGCAGCACAGTATGCGAATAAGGAACAAACGGAATTAAATATGATATTTACGTTTGAGCATATGGATATCGATTCTGGACCTGGTGGAAAATGGGATGTAAAGCCATGGGAGTTAAAGGACTTAAAGGATGTTATGACGAAGTGGCAAAAAGGGTTAGAAGGAAAAGGCTGGAACAGTCTTTACTTAAACAATCATGACCAGCCAAGAATGGTATCTCGCTTTGGAAATGATAAAGAATACCGTGTCGAGTCTGCAAAAATGTTAGGAACTTTCCTTCATATGATGCAAGGTACTCCTTACATTTACCAAGGGGAAGAAATCGGGATGACGAACGTACGCTTCGAGGCAATTGAAGAGTACAACGACCTTGAAATTCATAACATGTATCGTGAAAAGGTTACAGAAGGTGGCGAGGACCATCAAAAGGTGATGGAGTCCATTTATGTGAAAGGTCGAGATAATGCGAGAACACCGATGCAGTGGGATGAAAGCCCGAATGGAGGATTCACAACTGGTACTCCGTGGATAAAAGTAAACCCGAATTTCGAACAAATTAATGCAAAACAAGCGTTAGCGGATTCAAATTCTATCTTCTATTATTACCAAAAACTAATTAAACTTCGTAAAGAGCATGACATTATTGTTTATGGTACTTACGACCTTGTGGCGGAAGAGCATGAAGCGATATACGCGTACACTCGTACGTTAGGTGATGAAAAGCTATTAGTTGTATGTAATTTCTATGGGGATGAGGCTGTATTTAATGGTAATTACTCTTTTGATAATGCAGAGTTGTTAATTAGTAATTATGAAGAAAATGGAAATGAAAATATAAATAATATGACGTTAAGAGCTTACGAAACGAGAGTATATTTACTGAAATAA
- a CDS encoding extracellular solute-binding protein, with amino-acid sequence MVRKSIIFSFLFVSLLLLGSCRNLNIINNGSTPIETPEENIELVIWHTYNEEETQVFENVLIPLFEEEHPTISVKPVRQSHNDQLKSALISRASANKPPDVIRMDIAWIPTFAELNLIYPVSRFDDFTKIRQLFFDVPLQSNFYKGEYYGVPLNTNTKIAIYNQELLKRAGYDTPPKKMDDLIQMVEEHDYTIGMNGITGWESLAYFYALGGELLDGKNEKATGFLDSEQSIEAVQKLLNMYENGQLPRGLLTGNPSTWEGVVDGSYALIDEGHWFYSIRPTEVVEQLYKQTVFAPFPVTEGRGSVLGGENLVISKATNHLEASWSFVKWMTTETPQRLLLEKGLIPTNKNVEVTAYYEEYPYLQTYVESLEYAFLRPPLAQWSKVDEMYTQYMRLILSRSMTVEEGLREAAEKIDQILTGEEA; translated from the coding sequence ATGGTTCGTAAAAGTATAATCTTCAGTTTTCTCTTCGTTAGCTTATTATTGTTAGGAAGTTGTCGAAACTTAAACATCATTAATAATGGCAGTACACCTATTGAAACCCCAGAGGAAAATATCGAGTTGGTTATTTGGCATACGTACAACGAAGAAGAAACGCAAGTGTTTGAAAACGTCCTTATTCCACTTTTTGAAGAAGAACACCCTACTATTTCTGTGAAACCAGTTCGGCAATCACATAATGATCAGTTAAAGTCTGCGCTTATTTCTAGAGCATCGGCGAATAAACCACCAGATGTTATTCGAATGGACATCGCGTGGATACCAACATTTGCAGAACTTAACTTAATATATCCAGTAAGTAGATTTGATGACTTTACCAAGATTCGACAGTTATTTTTTGATGTGCCATTACAGTCCAATTTTTACAAAGGAGAGTATTATGGTGTCCCATTAAATACAAATACAAAAATAGCTATATATAATCAAGAACTACTAAAGCGTGCTGGCTATGATACTCCACCAAAAAAGATGGATGATTTAATTCAAATGGTGGAGGAACACGACTATACCATTGGTATGAATGGTATTACTGGCTGGGAAAGTCTAGCCTATTTTTACGCTTTAGGTGGCGAATTGTTGGATGGAAAAAATGAAAAAGCAACAGGTTTTTTAGATAGCGAACAAAGTATCGAAGCGGTTCAGAAATTATTAAATATGTATGAGAATGGTCAACTTCCTCGAGGATTGTTAACAGGTAATCCGTCGACGTGGGAAGGTGTGGTTGATGGTAGTTATGCGCTTATTGATGAAGGACATTGGTTCTATAGTATACGTCCAACAGAAGTAGTGGAACAGTTGTATAAGCAGACAGTTTTTGCACCTTTTCCAGTGACGGAAGGAAGAGGATCTGTGCTTGGAGGAGAAAACTTAGTTATTTCAAAAGCAACAAACCATTTGGAAGCCTCTTGGTCGTTTGTAAAGTGGATGACAACTGAAACACCGCAACGATTACTGTTAGAAAAAGGATTAATTCCAACAAATAAAAATGTGGAAGTTACCGCCTATTATGAAGAATACCCATATTTACAGACATATGTGGAAAGTTTAGAGTACGCATTTTTACGACCTCCATTAGCACAATGGAGTAAAGTAGACGAAATGTATACCCAATATATGAGATTAATATTATCAAGAAGTATGACAGTCGAAGAAGGACTGCGTGAAGCAGCGGAAAAGATAGATCAAATACTAACGGGAGAGGAAGCGTGA